In one Bacteroidota bacterium genomic region, the following are encoded:
- a CDS encoding ABC-F family ATP-binding cassette domain-containing protein produces the protein MIYLQHLDLAFGGQPIFTGLTWTIRPGERVGLIGPNGAGKSTLLRVIAGEQAIDGGQVGFDGGATVGYLRQDVQEMDLDRSVLEEALTAFQHVLDLETDERDLAAQMTQALADGMAADAPEYTRLVERHARVHAELAAAEHHLIKPKTEAILAGLGFSEDEMLRPLHTFSGGWRMRVALAQLLLQQPSALLLDEPTNHLDIESIGWLEEYLRSYPGAVVVVSHDRYFLDRMVTQIAELRDSRIDEYAGTYSFYLEEREERIALQAAAYENQQRMIAETERFIERFRYKATKAKQVQSRVKALDKLERIPPPPSDDAAIRFRFPEPEASGRAVLELSPFSKAYPTHEGTANVVFEDAGPLRIERGQKLALIGKNGAGKSTLARILIDTEDFEGTRDEGYRVTTGYFAQHQADDLDPSQNILDALRDKARGHSDTELRALAGAFLFHGEDVFKPVAVLSGGERSRVALARTLLSPVNFLVLDEPTNHLDIASKNVLAEALRQYGGTFVLISHDRAFLDEVVNAVWYVEHGDVRTYEGTYTEVQWQRTHGTAAQVQQANGASKKSGTNGAAAASNGKAASSGATSSSSSGSSSGKKSKEEKRREAELRNQLYRALQKGETLDAATLPNELLRPAIERVENTIAKREEVKDDLEVKMADPDLYNRPDEFSATMDAFAEAEQELKRLYEQWESLAARAEEVGA, from the coding sequence TTGATTTACCTCCAGCATCTCGATCTCGCGTTTGGCGGGCAGCCGATCTTCACCGGGCTGACGTGGACGATCCGCCCCGGCGAGCGCGTGGGCCTGATCGGGCCCAACGGCGCGGGCAAGTCGACGCTGCTGCGCGTGATCGCGGGCGAGCAGGCCATCGACGGCGGGCAGGTCGGCTTCGACGGCGGCGCGACCGTGGGCTACCTCCGACAGGACGTGCAGGAGATGGACCTCGACCGCTCCGTGCTGGAGGAAGCGCTGACCGCGTTCCAGCACGTCCTCGACCTCGAAACGGACGAGCGGGACCTCGCGGCGCAGATGACGCAGGCGCTCGCGGACGGCATGGCGGCCGACGCGCCGGAGTACACGCGGCTCGTGGAGCGGCACGCGCGCGTCCACGCCGAACTGGCCGCCGCCGAGCACCATCTCATCAAGCCCAAGACCGAGGCCATCCTCGCAGGGCTCGGCTTCTCCGAGGACGAGATGCTACGCCCGCTGCACACGTTCTCCGGCGGCTGGCGGATGCGCGTCGCGCTGGCGCAACTGCTCCTCCAACAGCCCTCGGCCCTGCTGCTCGACGAGCCGACGAACCACCTCGACATCGAGTCGATTGGGTGGCTGGAAGAGTACCTGCGCAGCTACCCCGGCGCGGTCGTCGTGGTAAGCCACGACCGCTACTTCCTCGACCGGATGGTGACGCAGATCGCCGAGCTGCGCGACAGCCGCATCGACGAGTACGCGGGCACCTACAGCTTTTACCTGGAGGAGCGCGAGGAACGCATCGCGCTGCAGGCGGCGGCCTACGAGAACCAGCAGCGCATGATCGCCGAGACGGAGCGCTTCATCGAGCGCTTCCGCTACAAGGCGACCAAGGCCAAGCAGGTGCAGAGCCGCGTCAAGGCGCTCGACAAGCTAGAGCGCATCCCGCCGCCGCCGTCGGACGACGCCGCGATCCGCTTCCGCTTCCCCGAGCCCGAGGCCTCAGGCCGCGCGGTGCTCGAACTCTCGCCCTTCTCGAAGGCCTACCCGACGCACGAGGGCACGGCGAATGTTGTGTTCGAGGACGCCGGACCGCTGCGCATCGAGCGGGGGCAGAAGCTCGCGCTTATCGGCAAGAACGGCGCGGGCAAGTCGACGCTCGCGCGCATCCTCATCGACACGGAAGACTTCGAGGGCACCCGTGACGAGGGCTACCGCGTGACGACGGGCTACTTTGCCCAGCACCAGGCCGACGACCTCGACCCGAGCCAGAACATCCTCGACGCGCTCCGCGATAAGGCGCGCGGGCACTCCGACACCGAGCTGCGGGCGCTTGCGGGCGCTTTTCTCTTCCACGGCGAGGACGTCTTCAAGCCCGTCGCGGTGCTCTCCGGCGGCGAGCGCAGCCGCGTCGCCCTCGCCCGGACGCTCCTCTCGCCCGTCAACTTCCTCGTTCTCGACGAGCCGACGAACCACCTCGACATCGCCTCGAAGAACGTGCTCGCCGAGGCGCTGCGGCAGTACGGCGGCACGTTCGTGCTCATCAGCCACGACCGCGCCTTCCTCGACGAGGTCGTCAACGCCGTCTGGTACGTCGAGCACGGCGACGTGCGGACCTATGAGGGTACCTACACCGAGGTCCAGTGGCAGCGCACGCACGGCACCGCCGCTCAAGTCCAGCAGGCGAATGGCGCGTCGAAGAAGTCGGGGACGAACGGGGCCGCTGCGGCATCGAATGGCAAGGCCGCGTCTTCAGGCGCGACGAGTTCGTCCTCGTCCGGCTCATCGAGCGGCAAGAAGTCGAAGGAGGAAAAGCGGCGGGAGGCCGAGCTGCGCAACCAGCTCTACCGCGCGCTCCAGAAAGGCGAGACGCTCGACGCCGCCACGCTGCCCAATGAGCTGCTGCGCCCTGCCATCGAGCGCGTTGAGAACACCATCGCCAAGAGAGAGGAGGTGAAGGACGACCTGGAAGTCAAGATGGCCGACCCGGACCTCTACAATCGCCCCGACGAGTTCTCAGCCACCATGGACGCCTTCGCCGAGGCCGAGCAGGAGTTGAAGCGCCTCTACGAGCAGTGGGAGAGCCTCGCCGCCCGCGCGGAGGAGGTCGGGGCCTGA
- a CDS encoding DVUA0089 family protein has translation MRLATLLFLALLAAPTFAQHVWNEGTDAGSLPATAQALDATATPYTAITGTIGQPDDVDMYRVFITDPAGFSVTTEPAGIGTLADTRLFLFDENGRGVAFNDDTPGGTGSLRSTLPAGHPFMPTQPGVYYIAISGFETVPLVATSEAIFQDPRSYTYSFNGVFTSTVTDPVVGWLHRGGSAIGTYQIELAGAVVPVELTAFDATLDGEAALLRWTTASETNNAGFAVEHRMPAAADFAEMDFVVGQGTTTEAQAYAFRFDMLTPGAHAFRLRQTDFDGTVAYSPEVEVAVALAETFQIDAAYPNPFNAETAVRFTVREAAPVQAELFDVTGRRIRTLYAGTPAAGTPQTLRIDGGDLPTGLYIVRVTGRDFAHTQKVTLLK, from the coding sequence ATGCGCCTCGCTACGCTCCTTTTCCTGGCTCTCCTTGCCGCGCCGACCTTCGCCCAGCATGTCTGGAACGAGGGCACCGACGCGGGCTCGCTCCCGGCCACGGCCCAGGCCCTCGACGCTACGGCCACGCCCTACACCGCCATCACGGGCACCATCGGCCAGCCGGACGACGTGGACATGTATCGCGTGTTCATCACAGACCCGGCAGGCTTTTCGGTGACCACCGAGCCCGCAGGCATCGGAACGCTCGCGGACACGCGCCTCTTCCTCTTTGACGAAAACGGCCGCGGCGTGGCCTTCAACGACGACACGCCCGGCGGCACCGGCTCCCTCCGCTCGACCCTCCCGGCGGGGCACCCGTTCATGCCGACGCAGCCCGGCGTCTACTACATCGCGATCTCAGGCTTCGAGACCGTCCCCCTGGTGGCGACCTCCGAAGCCATCTTCCAGGACCCGCGTAGCTATACCTACAGCTTCAACGGCGTCTTCACCTCGACCGTGACAGACCCGGTCGTGGGCTGGCTGCACCGCGGCGGCAGCGCTATCGGTACCTACCAGATCGAACTGGCCGGAGCCGTCGTCCCGGTCGAGCTGACGGCCTTCGACGCCACGCTGGATGGCGAGGCGGCGCTGCTCCGCTGGACGACAGCCTCAGAGACGAACAACGCGGGCTTTGCTGTGGAGCACCGTATGCCCGCCGCCGCCGATTTCGCCGAGATGGACTTCGTCGTCGGGCAGGGCACGACTACCGAGGCGCAGGCCTATGCCTTCCGCTTCGACATGCTCACGCCGGGCGCCCACGCGTTCCGCCTCCGCCAGACCGACTTCGACGGCACGGTCGCCTACAGCCCAGAGGTCGAGGTCGCGGTCGCGCTCGCCGAGACGTTCCAGATCGACGCGGCCTACCCAAACCCCTTCAACGCCGAGACGGCGGTGCGCTTCACCGTCCGCGAGGCCGCGCCGGTCCAGGCGGAGCTCTTCGACGTGACCGGCCGCCGGATCCGCACGCTCTACGCTGGCACGCCTGCTGCGGGCACCCCGCAGACGCTTCGCATCGACGGCGGCGATCTCCCGACGGGCCTCTACATCGTCCGCGTCACGGGCCGCGACTTCGCGCACACGCAGAAAGTGACGCTGCTTAAGTAA
- a CDS encoding GAF domain-containing SpoIIE family protein phosphatase, with translation MSLSDAHVSTLLEVARELDATVQLEPLLAHIEQAGRRILGCERVRIFVYDAKRGDLFARLATDTKPIRFPVAEGIAGAALRDDRVIRVEDAYADPRFLPTFDQRLGLRTRSLMALPMKGIRGTNVGVLQFVNKHDGLFTDVDEEVALALAGLTGVALQRQLLMREQRQKRRLERDLALARTIQKSFLPETVPVVPCYDLAGRSRPANETGGDAYDFISLPSGRTAVLLADASGHGVGPALMAAAARAMVRVLTQAVDSLATVMDLTNRTLYQDFKLERFVTAFVGVLDVEAHRLAYRSGGHAPILVYRAHTDTVEVLPATGPPLGILHELPPQNDAALALMPGDTVLLVTDGYHEWEDADEQPFGIDRLVDLLRVHHAEGASPLLARLDAALADFGGRQGDDLTAVVIRRVD, from the coding sequence GTGTCGCTTTCTGACGCGCACGTCTCGACCCTGCTGGAGGTTGCCCGTGAACTCGACGCGACCGTCCAACTCGAACCGCTTCTCGCTCACATCGAGCAGGCGGGCCGGCGCATCCTCGGCTGCGAGCGCGTGCGCATCTTCGTCTATGATGCCAAGCGCGGCGACCTCTTCGCCCGCCTCGCCACCGACACGAAGCCGATTCGCTTTCCCGTCGCGGAGGGCATCGCCGGGGCCGCGCTGCGGGACGACCGCGTCATCCGCGTCGAGGACGCCTACGCCGACCCGCGCTTCCTGCCGACATTCGACCAGCGCCTTGGCCTTCGGACGCGCTCGCTGATGGCGCTCCCGATGAAGGGCATCCGGGGGACGAACGTCGGCGTGCTCCAGTTCGTCAACAAGCACGACGGCCTCTTCACCGACGTGGACGAAGAAGTGGCCTTGGCCCTGGCCGGGCTGACGGGCGTGGCACTCCAACGGCAGCTCCTGATGCGCGAGCAGCGCCAGAAGCGCCGCCTCGAACGCGACCTCGCGCTCGCCCGCACGATCCAAAAGTCGTTTCTGCCGGAGACGGTCCCCGTCGTACCGTGCTACGACCTCGCTGGGCGCAGCCGCCCCGCTAACGAGACCGGCGGTGACGCCTACGACTTCATCTCGCTGCCAAGCGGTCGTACCGCCGTCCTCCTCGCCGATGCGAGCGGCCACGGCGTCGGCCCAGCCCTCATGGCCGCCGCGGCTCGCGCTATGGTCCGCGTGCTCACCCAAGCCGTCGACTCGCTGGCCACGGTGATGGACCTCACGAACCGGACGCTCTACCAGGATTTCAAGCTTGAGCGCTTCGTGACGGCCTTCGTCGGCGTGCTCGACGTGGAGGCGCACCGGCTTGCCTACCGCAGCGGCGGGCATGCGCCGATCCTTGTCTACCGTGCCCACACCGACACCGTCGAGGTGCTGCCCGCGACCGGGCCGCCGCTCGGCATTCTCCACGAGTTGCCGCCCCAGAACGACGCCGCGCTCGCGCTCATGCCCGGCGACACGGTGCTGCTTGTCACCGACGGCTACCACGAGTGGGAGGACGCCGACGAGCAGCCGTTCGGCATCGACCGGCTCGTGGACCTCCTTCGCGTGCATCACGCCGAAGGTGCCTCCCCCCTCCTCGCCCGCCTCGACGCGGCGCTCGCCGACTTCGGCGGGCGGCAGGGCGACGACCTCACCGCCGTCGTGATCCGCCGCGTGGATTGA